The Leadbetterella byssophila DSM 17132 DNA window TGCTGGCTGCCGGAACAGCTCTCACCTCTCCCCTATACGGCATGGATAGAAAGTTAAAAGTGGTCCTTGTTGGGACGGGAATTAGAGGAACTTCCTTTTGGGGAAAACGCCTGGTGGACCAATATCCCGAAAAGCTGGAATTTGTAGGTCTTTGTGACCATAATATAGGCAGAGCTCAATACGCTAAAAAATACATGGGGGTTAATTGTCCCGTGTATACGGATTTTGATAAAATGTTGAAGGAGAACAAACCGGACCTGGTCATCGTTTGTACAAAAGACTCCACCCATCATGAATTTATAGTCAAAGGCCTTAACTTCGGCGCAGACGTGTTGACAGAAAAACCTTTGACTACAGATGAAGATAAATGTAAGCAAATCGTTGAAGCCGAAAAAAGAAGCAAAAGGAATCTCATCGTTGGATTCAATTACAGATGGAGTCCATACATGACAAAAATCAAAGAACTTCTACAAAATAATGCGATTGGTCAAATCACATCCGTTGATTTCAATTGGTACCTCAACACCCATCACGGAGCTTCGTATTTCCGTCGCTGGCACGGACAAATGAACGGAGGAGGTTCTCTTTGGGTGCACAAAGCCACCCATCATTTTGATTTACTCAATTGGTGGCTGGATGATACTCCACAGGAAGTGTTTGCCTATGGGGCATTAGAGCATTACGGGAAAAATGGCCCATTCAGAGGAGAGTCCTGCAGAAAATGCGCACATACTAAAGAATGCAAGTACTTCTGGGACATCACAAA harbors:
- a CDS encoding Gfo/Idh/MocA family protein, with product MKTNRREFLYSLSMLAAGTALTSPLYGMDRKLKVVLVGTGIRGTSFWGKRLVDQYPEKLEFVGLCDHNIGRAQYAKKYMGVNCPVYTDFDKMLKENKPDLVIVCTKDSTHHEFIVKGLNFGADVLTEKPLTTDEDKCKQIVEAEKRSKRNLIVGFNYRWSPYMTKIKELLQNNAIGQITSVDFNWYLNTHHGASYFRRWHGQMNGGGSLWVHKATHHFDLLNWWLDDTPQEVFAYGALEHYGKNGPFRGESCRKCAHTKECKYFWDITKSSEDMRLYVENEKHDGYIRDNCLFREEIDIYDKMSAQIKYKSNTVVNYSLTTYSPFEGWRIAFNGQKGRIEAWLDIPWLKGENIDQEKLHALEMDQGHKEGQNVEPLILYRNWENYEVVNVISEKAGHGGGDRRLQDKIFLNPNADDPYRHSAGLRDGVMSIMIGIAARKSIQSGKPIKISDLTDVL